Proteins encoded together in one Congzhengia minquanensis window:
- a CDS encoding efflux RND transporter periplasmic adaptor subunit, with amino-acid sequence MKQKKYMAAIAVGLAFLLAATGCGKEKDTETVKLTKGTLQTTVRETGTVVFDDSYTITPLSAGKILSADFEEGDTVTKGQVLYTVDSVDLSNSIEQAKVNLDKANEALKQSRRAAADLTVKAKASGLVTAVYVHVGDYVTPGTKIADIVENNTLKVTLPFSVPEGAISEGESAMLTLQSDGSVVYGTVEKVYESGQGFSGTTRGVNVEITLNNPGALKKGDSVVAAVGGYASLSAATLFSLTEQSVYSTQQGEVKTLSLREGARISAGTAVMTIKNDAVTNAVNNAQLSVKEIQTNIRQLQEKLSDYTLTSPIDGIVIEKKMKEGDIAQPGLALVTLADNGRLYVDAEIDELFIHEIKEGQSTSVTVSDNGQMQYTGRVKRIDDAGTEENGVTYYTVRIELDDFTGLISGMSMDVCINTGEKDTQYLPIGAVAGGKVRVKDGNKFVEKEVQTGIKTDLYIEVISGIDEDMEVLAGGGSK; translated from the coding sequence ATGAAACAGAAAAAATATATGGCGGCGATTGCGGTTGGGCTGGCTTTCCTGCTGGCGGCAACGGGCTGCGGCAAGGAGAAAGACACAGAAACGGTGAAGCTTACAAAGGGAACGCTCCAAACAACTGTAAGGGAAACGGGCACAGTTGTATTTGACGACAGCTACACCATAACGCCCCTGTCAGCTGGGAAAATCCTTTCGGCTGACTTTGAGGAGGGCGACACTGTCACAAAAGGCCAGGTGTTATATACGGTGGATTCGGTGGATCTGTCCAACTCGATCGAACAGGCGAAGGTCAATCTCGACAAGGCAAACGAGGCCCTAAAGCAAAGCCGGCGGGCGGCAGCGGATTTAACCGTTAAAGCAAAGGCTTCGGGCTTGGTTACCGCGGTATATGTCCATGTTGGGGACTATGTTACGCCGGGAACAAAAATTGCCGACATTGTGGAAAACAACACGTTGAAGGTTACGCTTCCGTTTTCTGTGCCGGAGGGAGCCATTTCCGAGGGGGAAAGTGCCATGCTTACGCTGCAGAGCGACGGGTCTGTTGTTTACGGCACGGTGGAAAAGGTGTATGAATCCGGCCAGGGGTTTTCCGGCACCACAAGGGGTGTGAATGTTGAAATTACGCTAAATAACCCCGGCGCGCTGAAAAAGGGCGACTCGGTGGTTGCCGCCGTCGGCGGTTATGCGTCTTTGTCCGCCGCAACGCTTTTCAGCCTAACGGAACAGTCGGTTTATTCCACCCAACAGGGCGAGGTGAAAACCCTGTCTCTTAGGGAGGGCGCCCGCATAAGCGCCGGCACAGCGGTTATGACCATTAAAAACGACGCTGTGACAAACGCTGTGAACAACGCACAGCTCAGTGTGAAAGAAATTCAAACCAACATTCGGCAGCTGCAGGAAAAGCTTTCCGACTATACGCTTACCTCGCCGATTGACGGCATTGTTATTGAAAAAAAGATGAAGGAGGGCGACATTGCCCAGCCCGGTCTGGCTCTGGTAACGCTGGCCGACAACGGCAGGCTCTATGTGGACGCCGAAATTGACGAACTGTTTATTCATGAAATAAAAGAGGGGCAAAGCACCAGCGTCACGGTTTCGGACAATGGGCAAATGCAGTACACAGGCCGCGTAAAACGGATTGACGACGCCGGCACGGAGGAAAACGGCGTGACGTATTACACTGTTCGGATAGAACTGGACGATTTTACAGGACTGATTTCCGGCATGAGCATGGACGTGTGCATCAACACCGGCGAAAAGGATACACAATACCTCCCAATCGGTGCGGTGGCCGGGGGCAAGGTTCGTGTGAAGGATGGGAACAAATTTGTTGAGAAAGAGGTTCAGACAGGGATAAAAACCGATTTATACATTGAGGTTATAAGCGGGATTGATGAAGATATGGAAGTTTTGGCTGGAGGCGGTAGCAAATGA
- a CDS encoding ABC transporter permease, with the protein MFWKNFRRELIFTTSRLVSVVVIAAVAVLMFVALSGNTYNAERIAQQYFKKQNVADLWVTGVGFDRADFRNVSKIDGIKDVQPRTTIDAESRDFANITLALYAVPDEMNMNIPYIVEGETLSRSRDIMISDEFARANGLSVGDFYEVKLTATGDVLKLYVCALVKSPECMHHVSGTNLTPDLASYGFGYISEDALAHLTGKNNYNQICVTVTDGADLENIKAELSDCLGTKLVNILALEDNINAYELLELTNSIKTIVMVFPLIFFAVAALIMFSTMSRLIENARQTIGTFKALGYGDVQIMCYYLFYAVLVVILGYIIGVLPARALSGVVLSALFGSVDMPPHEILYSPSALVISFVITFLVCIGTAYFAAKGALSETPAECMRPKPPKKTRKTLLEQIPPVWNRLGFNTKYIFRNIMRNKSKMAICIVGITGCMTLVLTALGINDSVSSFIDRTETKLQKYDLMVTLNGTVTEAQYKHLGYLPQVEDSQYEMTMGTKIYSRNNLETVYFRVTDDQLHLKLLDLNGPETYDMPVDGVILGDDTAKDLAVMPGDEVQIKFTGDNRYYPMRVGKIIRGADGAYVSKTYWNTLGKPYTPNTAYLKTNDLEAVRNRVEDFDFVAGTEDKAAVMTSLRNQVKAITSIVYLLILFGGILAFVVLYNLGIMSFFEQIRSLATLQVLGFYDKETKRLLLTENIIFTAVGVILGVPLGKALVGAILGSIEMVKLDVAIAVLSYFAAGALTLVFAVLVNRVLGSKIKTIDMLGALKSVE; encoded by the coding sequence ATGTTTTGGAAAAATTTCAGGCGGGAGCTCATCTTTACAACCTCGCGGCTTGTGTCCGTTGTTGTGATTGCGGCTGTTGCAGTTTTAATGTTTGTTGCGCTGTCCGGCAACACCTATAATGCGGAGCGGATTGCACAGCAATATTTTAAGAAACAAAACGTCGCGGACCTTTGGGTGACGGGGGTGGGGTTTGACCGCGCCGATTTCAGAAACGTTTCGAAAATTGATGGTATAAAAGACGTTCAGCCGCGCACCACCATTGACGCGGAAAGCCGCGATTTTGCAAACATTACCCTTGCACTTTACGCGGTGCCGGACGAGATGAATATGAATATTCCCTACATAGTGGAAGGCGAAACCTTAAGCAGAAGCCGGGACATTATGATAAGCGATGAGTTTGCCCGGGCGAACGGGCTTTCCGTGGGCGATTTTTATGAGGTGAAGCTAACTGCCACCGGCGATGTTTTAAAGCTTTATGTGTGCGCTCTGGTGAAAAGTCCGGAGTGCATGCACCATGTCAGCGGCACCAATCTGACGCCGGATTTGGCGTCTTACGGGTTTGGTTACATCAGCGAAGACGCGCTTGCACATTTAACAGGCAAAAACAACTATAACCAGATTTGCGTAACTGTAACTGACGGTGCAGATTTAGAAAATATAAAGGCTGAATTAAGCGATTGTTTAGGCACAAAGCTGGTAAACATTCTGGCATTGGAGGACAACATCAACGCCTATGAGCTTTTGGAGCTGACAAACAGCATTAAAACCATTGTGATGGTGTTCCCCTTAATATTTTTTGCGGTAGCGGCGCTGATTATGTTTTCCACCATGAGCCGCCTGATTGAAAATGCACGGCAAACCATTGGAACCTTTAAGGCCCTGGGATACGGTGACGTTCAAATTATGTGTTACTACCTTTTTTATGCGGTATTGGTGGTAATTTTAGGATATATCATTGGGGTGCTGCCCGCCCGGGCACTGTCCGGGGTGGTGCTTTCCGCCCTGTTTGGCAGTGTAGATATGCCGCCGCACGAAATTTTATATTCCCCCAGCGCGCTGGTTATCTCTTTTGTAATTACCTTTTTGGTCTGCATCGGCACCGCCTATTTTGCGGCAAAAGGTGCGCTTTCGGAAACGCCGGCGGAATGTATGCGGCCAAAACCGCCGAAAAAAACAAGAAAAACCTTGCTGGAACAAATTCCCCCGGTGTGGAACAGACTGGGGTTTAACACAAAATACATCTTCCGCAACATCATGCGGAATAAATCGAAAATGGCAATCTGCATTGTGGGTATCACCGGCTGTATGACCCTTGTGCTTACAGCTTTGGGGATTAACGACTCTGTCAGCAGCTTTATCGACCGGACGGAAACCAAACTTCAGAAATATGACCTGATGGTGACGTTAAACGGTACAGTGACAGAGGCGCAGTATAAGCATTTGGGGTATTTGCCCCAGGTGGAGGACTCCCAGTATGAAATGACAATGGGGACAAAAATTTACTCGCGGAACAACTTAGAAACGGTTTATTTCAGAGTGACGGACGACCAGCTCCATTTAAAACTGCTGGACTTAAACGGGCCGGAAACCTACGACATGCCAGTAGACGGCGTTATTTTAGGCGACGACACCGCCAAAGACCTTGCTGTTATGCCCGGCGACGAGGTTCAAATTAAATTTACCGGGGACAACCGCTATTATCCCATGCGCGTCGGCAAAATTATTCGGGGCGCCGACGGGGCCTATGTTTCAAAGACCTATTGGAATACCTTGGGAAAACCCTATACCCCCAACACCGCATATCTGAAAACGAATGATTTGGAAGCGGTTCGCAACAGGGTTGAGGATTTTGATTTTGTGGCGGGCACGGAGGACAAGGCGGCAGTGATGACATCTTTGCGCAACCAGGTGAAAGCAATCACCTCCATTGTGTATCTGTTGATTCTGTTCGGCGGCATTTTGGCCTTTGTGGTGCTTTATAATTTAGGAATTATGAGCTTTTTTGAGCAAATCCGCTCTTTGGCGACCTTGCAGGTGCTGGGCTTTTACGACAAGGAAACCAAACGGCTACTGTTAACAGAAAACATTATTTTCACTGCGGTAGGCGTAATTTTAGGCGTTCCCTTGGGAAAAGCCCTTGTGGGTGCCATTTTGGGCTCCATTGAAATGGTAAAGCTGGACGTGGCAATTGCCGTTTTGTCCTATTTTGCCGCGGGCGCCTTAACGCTTGTTTTTGCGGTGTTGGTCAACAGGGTTTTGGGCAGCAAAATCAAAACCATCGACATGCTGGGGGCATTAAAAAGCGTAGAGTAA